Genomic window (Vitis riparia cultivar Riparia Gloire de Montpellier isolate 1030 chromosome 4, EGFV_Vit.rip_1.0, whole genome shotgun sequence):
ttaagacctgtttgggctagattaagtaactcAAGCCTAAGTGGGCTAAAGTTACTTAAGCCCACTAAGAAAACCCTATAAAATACACCCCTTAGAGGTTAGGGAttcaaaaaagatttttaactgttgttttccattttctagaaagagaaaggaagagCCAAAACTTTCTTCCTTCCAAAGTCCACTCTTTAAATTGCCAAGGTTGTCCAACTATGCTCATGACCTCTTAGCCAAAACACAAATGCTTGATGCTACCAAAACAAATTCTCCCATTACCTAACCAATCCTCTTCCAAATGATGATCATCCTACCGATCCTACCATTTATCGAGGACTCTGTGGGTCCTTTCAATATCTTACTTTCACTTGCCCCAATCTTACCTATGTCATGAACTTAGCCTGTCAATACTTCTGAAATCCAACAATGAAGGATCTCCATGCCATCAAACGCATTCTTTGCTACATCAAGGGAACTCTCACCCATGGTTTGAGATATTTATCACAAAGTTCACTCATCCTCAATGCCTTTTGTGATGCAAATTGAGTAGGTTGTCCCTTAACTTGACAGATCACCTCTGGGTTTTGTATCTTCCTTGACTCAAATTGCATCAACTGGGCCTCTAAGAAGCAACCCACTATACACATTCTAGTGCAAAGGCAGAGTATCGTGCCTTAGCCATTATGCTATAGATCTCATGTGACTCTAATATCTACTTGATGACATTGGTATTCATCTTGACCATCACCCTCTCCTCAATCCTCCGTGACAATAAAATGCAATTCACCTATCCCATAATCCCATGTTCCATACTTGtaccaaacacattgaaatgGACTACCATTTCATTTGTGAAACTGTCACTGTTGATGCACTTCAACTTTGTTATCTTCCTACCTCTAAATAGATTGTGGATATTTTCATAAAGGCTTTACCATGCCACTTGTTTACTAACTTTCGACATAAGCTTGGCATTCATTCTGTTTCACTACCATGCTTGAGGAGGATGAAAACCAGCACATCAAGGAGAAAATCAAGCACTAGTTGTTAAAAGACCACAACTAGCTAGCATTTTGACTATCCTTAATTATCTCCTTTTGGTTTCCTAAAATCATGGATATGATTTTCAACTCAAGAATCATatcctttctttccttcttctaTCTTTCTATCCGATGCAACTTACGTGTATAAAGAATATTACCTTTATTACCTTTACCCACTTGATTAAGGCTTTTGGAGATTATGTATGGTAATCTGATCATCATAGCATGTGTCCCTACAATATTTTACTCCAACTtcattgtttaatttgaagatgcgtcttaaaagaattattctttatatatatatacacatgttTTACTTTTGTACACGTTGTCTTACCCAAtactataaataaaatgttaaattaaaaCCATTTAAACAAGATAAGATTCAAGTTATGCTGTTCGAGTTGAGTCTTATATTCAAACCAAAATCACaattttgacttttaatttAGGTTTATTTTAACCAATTTTAACTTGATTCatatagtaaaagaaaaaagagaagaaaaagttcCATGTTGTTCCACGTTAAAATTTGGCCTTATACAATTcgtaataaatgataaaattttgtgGAGAACAATGTGAATTTCGTAAATATTAACCTTAAACAGCCGTCGAAAATAGTTATATGGAAAAAGACAAAAGTAGTGAGATCCAAGTTGAGTCCTGGTCCATGCCGTTCTCTCATGCCGTCCATACAGTGAGATCCAACTGTTGACCCAAGTTGGGCTGTGCCTTTTTTACCTAAACAGAGACTGGTTCAATAAATTTTCTCGCGCAGCTAGGTCAATGGCACTGAATGTAATTTGGACACAAGAAACTGAAagtttcattttaatttgaaaggAATTCGGGCTTACCATTAGCTTGATAGGACACATGCATGCATGGAGACATGCAATAGACCATCATCTAATATTAAACTACACATTCTTTGTTTtaattacttcttttttttaatttattatcgTTGTTTGAGTTATGTTAGGATTAAGCAGTCCATTTGCAGTTATACTACGATCAAGGCAGGTatttaaagaaatcaaataattgtaaaaataaaaataaaaattatcaacaataattgaaataaataaataaataaacaggaGTAGATGATGGAGGTATGTATTTTGTGAAGCTCAACACATGGCTGGTATTCCACTTATCATTTAAGCCAAATATCAAATCTATCTATGAACTAGAGATGGGGCACTGATTAATCCATATAGACCGCTGAATTTAAggtttcattttaatttgaaaggAATTCGGGCTTACCATTAGCTTGCTAGGACACATGCATGCATGGAGACATGCAATAGACCATTATCTAATATTAAACTACACATTCTTTGTTTTAATTActtctttatttaatttgttatcgTTGTTTGAGTTATGTTAGGATTAAGCAGTCCATTTGCAGTTATGCTATATATGATCATGGCAGGTatttaaagaaatcaaataattgtaaaaaaaaaaaaaaaaaaaagattatcaacaataattgaaataataattattagaataaaaaaaaaaaaaaaaaaaagatgatggAGGTATGGTACAGCTTGAGTGAGATTCATCattagaataaaaaaggagTTTTATTTGTATCGATTTCAAGATAGCTAGCCATAGATTAAAAAGTTAGGGACcgcataagaaaattttagataGACCAACCAGTAGACATTTAGATGTGCTAGCTACAAAATACAGAAAGTACCCTTACTCTAAAAGCAGAAAGATGTCTGATACTAAAGTACAGGAATATCCATCATACTATACTGAAGTATATCTAAGAATATCTATCATTTTAACCTAGTATATATACCTAACACTCTTGATGGCATATAGGTCCTTTTCTAGCTGCTTTTCCCCGAGAAAATGGAGTATTCTATCCATTACAAGATTGAATCATATCAGGATGAAGCTAGGCTCAGACTAGGAGGTGATTTTAACCATGATACTATAGGTTATGACCTCTTATTGTCCATCATGTTCCAGAATTTGTTACAGACTTTTTGCTGAACAAGGATAAGAATCTATTCCCTTTACATGGCGCACTAGCGATGAGGATGCAGGAGATGTGGGAATGCTTGATGACGACCTCTTTCCATAATAGTTTGTCTTGAATCTAATGCATAGTCTCTCTGCTAAACAAGGAGAAGTATTTCTTGGTAGGGGCGTCGACGAACTGCGGAGACACTCTGCAGGAGAAGGTCTTGAGCTTGGAACGGGCCCAAATGGTGATTTTGGGGGTGGAGGGGGAGATGTTGAGGGGCTTTGATATTGGGTGATTCTCATGAATTTGCCGCAGGAAGAACTCCCTGGAGCACAAGTAGAGGCgcctgttttcttcttttctacTGGAGATGGAGGTTGAAGACTTGTGGGCATCTTCACATTAGTACTTTGTGTGAACATATTCCACGAATTCTCTGGTACAAAAGCAATAGTGTAATTCAGATTCACAGTTCATGTAACTTCAACCAAAGCAGACCAAGTCCTAACATAATGCAGTGTATATTTAAGTTCTAAAGTAAGCAATTGAAGAGTCTATAGCTGAATTTTGGCCTTGATTAGAGGGAAGTGAAGAAGAAATAGTGCTACCCTTGTTACTCTCACCATCAGTACTATTGATCCCGAAACTATTTGaatagattaaactaaaattctcttcataattaaaaactataggTATAGACTTAAAGGTCAGGagagaattatttaaaagaaaaaacggAACAAAATGTTGTGAGAGCATGAGTCTCCTGTAATTTGTGAGAGATTATGTTGAACGTGTTTGAGAAAGGAGAAGTGAGTATTAGTTTAGTCACCTGATAAAGTTCTTGCATGAGCAAGAATAGCAAGAAGCTGaagaaagacaaagaaagacATAAGAAGGGGAGTTCTTATCATGATAATACTCATCATATTCATGTTCCAAAACCATTCAATGaacaaaagaagagaaactCCCAATCCCATTTATAAGGCTGTAAGAAGTGAATCAATTTATCAACAGGCCCTTGTTGTCTTTTTGGGTCAATGGTAGTCTAGGATGCATATGGTAGCTAGGCGTGTTGACTTGGTCTATGAATCCACCTTTTAGACTAGAAATTGTCACAACTCTGCCCGTTCACACgtgaaaaataattgtttgataCCATGTCAAAGTTGTAATAATTTGGCTCCTTCACATggtataattattaataaaacataTGCTCTTTACAAAATCAACCAATGTGGAATTAATTGCCCACCATTTCTTTATACCTATTCcgtgaagaaaatgaaataatgtTCGTCTCCTCTAAGTCTTTCCTCAATTACTGTTACAGGCCTGAAGAAAGTGGCCTTCTGCTCACTTGATTGCTTCAACTTTTAAGTTTGGCTCCCAAAAGGACACCACTTAAAACtgctttttatctttttcagtcaaaagaaagataaaacTCTTGTTTATGCAAGTCAATTCTCCtacaatcatataaaaaattgtaaaacatTAAAGACCGTGTTACATTGGATTCGTTTGGTTACTGTTCATGACTTTACTTTCTCatctatataaagaaaaagagaaaaaaaaaattaagaatatgttgagtattctctaaaacttgatCACTTCTCAATATTGAATGttcttttatcatatttttggcTTTTGTCTTATTTTCTCCAACTTGGTGAATGGGAAGTCTTTGTATGACCAAAACTTACTAGAACGAAGTCCAAAGGGTAGTTTCAACTTTCAACTAAAAGAAACTTGAGAGGCCATGACAAATGAAATGGTTTTTCTCTCTATGTTAGCAAGTTTTGCATGTAAATTTTTATGATGGAGTGCTAGGGCTTTTAAGATTACATTTTTAGGCATATGCATAGTAGATTCATACAAACTTAAACTGGTTTCACCTTTGAAATGAAATCATTTTGTTGGCATTGGGTGATTCAAGCCAAAGTTGACATGACCCAAGTTGTTgccaattatatatattttaaaattttaatattattataaccGTTTTTGCAAAATCATATGAATTTGATATAAAGCACCTTATtatgaaaaagacaaaatagTTACTTGTCATAATTGAGTTCTTACTTTAACCACTGACAATtcaacaattaattttttttcatgcaaattGGTCAAGTTGGTAAGctagttcaattttttattagatagaTTTGGTGGAAAGTTGAAACCAAGAGTGGTTAAGTGAAAAACCATGGGTTCAAAGTTTGAATGTTGAAAGAAATGATGGCACGCATGCTTCATTTCAAGCTTTtgcattcatatatatatatatatatatatatatatagcctaCTAAAATAATCATAGATTTGAGCATAATGAAAGTATTGTgtaccattttatttttctttttcacaacaTTTTGATACAATCTTTTTTCTCTCGAAAAATATGCATGGGCCTCCTGCTggccttttattttttcaaataatatgtttgataaaaaggTAATGGCCATTGATTTTGATGACTTGAATTTCAAAACCATTCACAATTAGTGCAATGATTAAAATGTGCTTAGTTTCTATATTTACTCGGTTAATGTTAAATTTTCATAGTTTAGGCCATCTCAGtgtcataaaaaaattcatgagaGGTTCCTGAGGTTGATAGTAACAAACACTGTGCAACTATAAGCctagattaaaaagaaaaatacataccAAACTAGGTTAAtcttaaataaacttttagtgaaaatgaaattttgaactaaataaatttttgcaCTAATTAAATccaaaagaagagagagagagagagaaagaaagagagagcatGTGATATGAACACCCATGCTTGTGAAATTGAAGAAACAATaccaaaataagaataatttaaaactgatttaaaatatttagaaaatagattttttcCTCATCCTCATTCTATGACACAAGAGTTCAAAAAGTAAAGATAAAACTTTTCCTACCTAAAGTGTCGATAAACTGATTGATTTAGCTTGGATGTATTTTGttgatatattaaattatgttggcaattttgttcaatttttacATTGAGTTTGATGCATCTTATCTCCAAAGGTCTATCAATTACAATCAACTTTAAGCTgcttcaaaatatttaattttcaaggtACATATGCCTTTTAAGCAATTAGAGCTTAAGCAATGACTGCACTATGTTTGCTTAGATGAGAATTTTGGAGAATATATGAAAATAGGAGCAAATAGtgcaaaaatataataagatgTTGAAACACCTTGAAGGTCATTCAAATGCTTGAATGACATTTGAATGGTCCTGAGGAGGTTGTTCAAACACAATCCTTTCCTATAATGCTCAAATGTCCCTCTTGTGGTATTGAAACATTGGTCCTTTAGTTTGCgatttttggtcttttttttttttaatgttttaaaggactttttggaaaatttacataaaatatatcTCTCAGAAATGTTCTTTTGGTATCAATAGATCATTTTATTGAGTTAAATAGTATGCACAATAAAATAGTCATCCTTAAAACCCTAGTTGATCTCCATTTCTCAAGCTTTCAAGAGTGATCTTGAAAGATTCTTTTAGCAAAAAGAAAAGGGTGCATCAATTTGCTAACCTCATTATAGGATGGAGGTAATGCACTAAGGAGCATGAAATATTCTATCAAGGATGGGAACGGTTGTGTGGATTTTGACTGGTATCTAGATTGATACTAGGCATATCCAATTAAGGTATTCTATGTAGGTAGTTTTTCCACGCCATATATGGTGCTCTTGTGTGAGATTGATTATCTTTTACTCATTCTTAAAATCATGCATTGagattaattgaaattatcaaaaccacaataaaattccaaatttaaggATAATTTACTTGGATTATCTTTTCCCCCTTTCCACATCTACTCCCCTCTAAATAGTCCCTTAATCAAGAATGAAACTTATAAGTGATATCAGAGCaggttaaattttaaaaattaaaaatttcaatttttgttgattatgCTTTGATCAATGGAGTTCAAACATCCATAAATTGACCTCCATTCTTTGATGGGAACAACTACCCCAACTAGAAggtttaaatagattttttcttaaaaagacAAGGTGAAAGAGTTTAGAACATAATAAAGTATGGGTGGTTAACCATCTCCAGTTTTTGTTGATGAGGATGGTAAGTCAACTGAGTGAGATGAGACCCAAGCAAGAGAAGTATAAATTGGATAAAGAGGGAAGTGAAGCAACTGTTGAAACCCTTCGTTGTATTTTGAACAATGTGAGTCTTGACAATTTACACAAGATCACATCATTTAATTATGGTAAAAAGGCATGAGATATTACTAGTAACTCATGAAGGCATTTCTACTATAAAGTTGTCCAAGTTGTAAATGTTAACTACTAAATTTAAGAgcattaaaaagaataaatatgagTGTTTCTCTAAGGTCTCCATTGAACTCATTGATATTGTCAATTCTTGTTTTAACTTCGAAGTAAATTTTCTTGAGTGCAAGGTGGTTGGGAAAATATTGAGATCTATCCTAGAATAATTTAGGTGGGTTCCCTACAAACCTATGAGATTATTTTTCTATCCTTATGGAGATCCAAAGGGGTAGCCCTTAAGGCCTCCTCAAAAGACATAAATGAGTCTGAAGTTGTGATTGAATAAGTTCTTACTCTACTTGAAATTCTAGTATTTACtaagaaatttaaaacttatatgaAATTGTAAAGAAAGCAAACTTAAAAGAAGAttcaaagaaacaagaaaaatctctccaagaataaaaacaaagataaagGCTCATCTAAATCTACACAAGTCGAATGTTGCAACTATGGAGGGAAAAGACATATCATAATTGATTGCCCAAAtcctaaaaaatttcaaaaatttaggTAAATGACTTGGAGTGATTTTGAATCTAGTGATTATGAATCCATATATTTAAATGAGAGTAATGAAAATTCAAACCTTATTGCtttttgtggacccgcatttttcacatgcgcctccactcgatcggcgagactcgtttttattcatgaaaaattaatttttggaaaagtcggagttgccacttattttatttttattttaaagggaaaataaaacgagaaagaaaaaccctaaaaaagtgactccataatttttggaaaaacatgtctttgaaaaacccgagtctaggtccagggatcaggttacttattgagaaggtacctctaggaggtagcacccctctaagccctaacgAGGTCTCTACTGATTAAATTAggggaaatgtggcaattaattgattaattgaggatacctaaatagactaaggtgatttaaaaaaataacatgccaaaTAGGATCAAATTACAAtgaaggagagttagggtgcataCCTGGACTACTTTTTAAGCGCCATCAAAAGACATCAATGAttagtttggaaaataaaacacgcaacatttattttatcctagtctcttaatcaaacatggcaagctaaacaaacaattaaaaagatatGCTGAACAGGTTGAGAATCACATACGAAGCAATACATAACGATCATATATAAAGCAATacataatttatggaattaagataCGAAGGTAAGAAGCGTACTTGAATAGCATGGGTAACTCGTAATgtgcttccacaagacatgaggggttagataataaatagtaaaataagaaaTCCTAACATGCATATcagaatatacaaaaaaaatcaagtatcatatgcatcttgtatacaattcctcaaaaaatagatagatatgaTTACAACAGATGGCAagggtggtagcaaaaataatttttgaaaagaatttcTTATGTAGGGGATTCACCAATTTCCCAATTGATTTACACGAATTTAGCCCAGAATTATCCCATTATTTAGGatcacaagctttgattcgtgtttttgTTCAAAACCAAACATTTTGTTGAAAACCGAGAAGGATGCAAACCGATGAAgatatggttgcatattatttttttaaaaaagattttgatCCTGAGGACTCTAAATGGGttctttgaaaaatagattttcttaAAGGGGTCTTTGGAgaaaaaggttttgattttaatataaaaggaattaatttttaaaataacaaaacatagaaaacaaaataccaatcaaaacaaaagaaaacgaaaatcataaaataaagatttagaaaatcatgtcaattaaagtggtgagGGTAAGACCaaccttcatgagtttccagtGGCCttcaaaaaaagaatttaactaACAATCACTAAGACATCAAATTTACgacttcctaatcaaacaaactaacaaaatattatccaagactaacatttagatttcaagaaacacatgaattaaaataaaaataaccaatcAAAGATTAAAGCCAACAAACTTAGTATATGGAGATAATAATATGGGATCAATTAAGGTAAATTTAGCATtctaaataatatgataaatcaaagaCCAAAGTTCAACAATCTTGAAGGTATGAAAACAATAACATGCAATTAATTGGATTGATTATCTAAAATTCCTAAAGCTCATACTAAATGTCAATAGATCAAAGCCAAAATTACCatacttaaaacatgaaaataattacacgttgactaaattaattaaacaaaattataatcaactacaAACTTGGATATAAATGGATTAAATTCGaagttaatgaaataaaaaacacacaaacacattcaatactaaaaataattaatactagaTTAAATTAAGAACATCAACGTCATCTAATAAGATTGACTAaactatcaaattgaaatcacaaatatatttaaactaaagcaaataaataaattaacaaaataaaattaaactaaaatcgaaattaaaaatatggaatttgtctaagagggttaatcaaacaattgaattaaaatcatgaacGCATTCagattatttaaaatcaaactaaattgaaattaaactctatttaataaaattattggaattaaaaactcaaactttatttaatacgatcaattaaactaataaattaaaatcaacgaatgcatttaaactaaaaacgaattaaaattaaagtaattggaatttaaaacacaaactttatttagcatgattatttaaactaaaaacgaattaaaatcaaactaattagatcactaacacattcaaattaaatcataaactaaaactaaattaatccgcaattaaaaaaaataaacttcatctcacaaattatttaaactaaggaAATAACATcattaacacattcaaattaaattataaactaaaactaaattaatcctgaattaaaaaaataaactttctct
Coding sequences:
- the LOC117913472 gene encoding uncharacterized protein LOC117913472; the encoded protein is MSIIMIRTPLLMSFFVFLQLLAILAHARTLSENSWNMFTQSTNVKMPTSLQPPSPVEKKKTGASTCAPGSSSCGKFMRITQYQSPSTSPPPPPKSPFGPVPSSRPSPAECLRSSSTPLPRNTSPCLAERLCIRFKTNYYGKRSSSSIPTSPASSSLVRHVKGIDSYPCSAKSL